In a genomic window of Pedobacter sp. KBS0701:
- a CDS encoding peroxiredoxin codes for MKNYMAKMQALVLVSLISTTAFAVDKVNEEPKTTKKFIKEGIWRGVFKVAETEVPFNFELKGKDAAHATFTLLNGTRRDDFHIKYLGQDSLFIKMNTYDAALVAKIESDGRISGEYRSLVPGLQGNALPFTAEQGKSYRFVEPGKDVAPVANLTGKWEFKGFSKEAVPNKVAILKQEGNKLTGVIMQVTGDSRELEGTVQGNQFVLSGFSGPSPKIYRGTINEDGTLSGEISQGIYDNLKFTGVKDSQAELPDPYKLTHLKEGVKKLAFTFPDLNGKPVSLTDDKYKGKVVIVELVGTWCPNCTDQTVFLSPWFNKNSKRGVEAIAIGFEQKDDLEYGKYTLGKLRDKYNIKYDILFGGLADKRLVADKLPALNKFIAYPTTIIIDRKGEVREIYTGYTGTVTGKYYDDYEKKFNKVLDELIAEPVPSAAYFEAQSNGK; via the coding sequence ATGAAAAACTACATGGCTAAAATGCAGGCGCTGGTTCTGGTATCGCTCATTTCTACAACAGCCTTTGCTGTAGATAAGGTAAATGAAGAGCCAAAAACGACCAAAAAATTTATAAAAGAAGGAATTTGGCGTGGTGTTTTTAAAGTTGCCGAAACAGAAGTGCCTTTTAATTTCGAACTGAAAGGTAAAGATGCAGCGCATGCCACCTTTACACTGCTAAACGGCACACGGAGAGACGATTTCCACATCAAATATTTGGGGCAGGATTCACTCTTTATCAAAATGAATACTTACGATGCAGCTTTGGTGGCCAAAATAGAAAGCGATGGCCGGATATCTGGTGAATATAGAAGCCTGGTGCCGGGTTTGCAGGGCAATGCTTTGCCCTTTACTGCAGAGCAAGGTAAATCTTATCGTTTTGTTGAGCCGGGAAAAGATGTTGCGCCTGTTGCCAACTTAACTGGTAAATGGGAGTTTAAGGGTTTTTCCAAAGAAGCCGTTCCAAACAAAGTTGCCATATTAAAACAAGAAGGAAATAAACTTACTGGTGTAATTATGCAGGTAACTGGCGATAGCCGTGAGCTGGAAGGTACCGTACAGGGAAATCAGTTTGTACTTTCTGGTTTTAGCGGACCAAGTCCTAAAATTTATAGGGGCACCATTAACGAAGACGGCACACTTTCAGGCGAAATTAGCCAGGGCATTTACGATAACTTAAAGTTTACCGGTGTAAAAGACAGTCAGGCAGAATTGCCAGATCCTTATAAACTAACACATTTAAAGGAAGGCGTTAAAAAACTTGCTTTTACTTTTCCTGATCTGAATGGGAAGCCTGTCTCATTAACTGATGATAAATATAAAGGCAAGGTTGTAATTGTAGAACTGGTGGGTACCTGGTGCCCAAACTGTACTGATCAAACTGTATTCCTTTCACCCTGGTTCAATAAGAACAGTAAAAGAGGTGTAGAAGCCATTGCTATTGGTTTCGAGCAAAAAGATGATCTTGAATATGGGAAATATACACTTGGTAAACTTCGCGATAAGTACAACATTAAATACGATATCCTATTCGGCGGATTGGCCGATAAAAGATTGGTTGCAGATAAACTTCCGGCATTGAACAAATTCATCGCTTATCCAACCACCATTATTATCGATAGAAAAGGAGAAGTACGCGAAATATATACGGGTTATACCGGAACCGTTACAGGTAAATATTACGATGATTACGAGAAAAAATTCAATAAAGTTCTGGATGAATTAATTGCAGAACCAGTACCCTCAGCAGCCTATTTTGAGGCACAATCCAATGGAAAATAG
- a CDS encoding YceI family protein, translated as MLQYKTIALIATTVVASSFTALNGPKPKLKVATEVISTKLVNYKVSPEQSKLTWLAKKVTGEHSGTINVTSGSLALDNKVLKGGSFELDTKTITVTDLTDKETNAKLLGHLKSDDFFAVEKFGKATFNITSVQSTGAGTYDVKGKLTIKGITNEISFPATVKQDGNKVIANAKITVDRTRYDIKFRSKSFFESLGDKAIYDDFELNVQLVANN; from the coding sequence ATGTTACAGTATAAAACGATTGCACTTATTGCTACCACAGTTGTAGCTTCATCTTTCACAGCTTTAAACGGACCTAAGCCTAAACTAAAGGTAGCTACCGAAGTCATATCAACGAAACTGGTAAACTATAAAGTAAGCCCTGAACAAAGCAAACTCACCTGGCTAGCTAAAAAGGTAACTGGAGAACATTCAGGCACCATCAATGTAACTTCCGGATCGCTGGCTTTAGATAATAAAGTACTAAAAGGCGGTAGTTTCGAACTCGATACCAAAACCATTACAGTTACCGATCTTACCGATAAAGAAACCAATGCAAAGCTATTGGGACACTTAAAAAGCGACGATTTTTTTGCGGTAGAAAAATTTGGTAAAGCCACTTTCAACATCACATCGGTGCAAAGTACGGGTGCAGGAACTTATGATGTTAAAGGAAAGCTCACTATTAAAGGCATTACGAATGAAATCAGTTTTCCGGCAACAGTTAAACAAGATGGTAATAAAGTAATTGCCAATGCAAAAATTACGGTCGATAGAACCAGGTATGATATCAAATTCAGGTCTAAGAGTTTTTTCGAAAGCCTGGGCGATAAAGCTATTTACGATGATTTTGAGCTGAATGTACAGCTTGTAGCGAATAATTAA
- a CDS encoding TonB-dependent receptor has translation MKIKLLLILLLTTVYSKLSAQQKIITGVVVSAEDKSPLPGVSVKIKGLDGSTVTDKDGAFKISTKNGRFIEVSYIGYKTATIEIGSFPKLNVSLELADNTLSELQIVGSRNANRTKLNSPVPVDVIDLKTLQQNSPQASVTQLLQYVSPSFHSSVSGGGDAASATSTVQLKGLGVDQVLVLVNGKRRHKSSNISWGGLGNGATGYDLNAIPVGAIDHIEILRDGAAAQYGSDAIAGVINVVLKSNPGEITASTIESIRRRGDGLTTRTNANVGLKLGAKGFLNITGEYATQAVSLPSGNYSDGIYIGPAYGGGANTRGFDQIYTKEIDDAIIASRGIDRHFFDQRGSTNKSKDGLLSFNAAIPLKDGFEVYSFGGISHRNSQFTAVYRLPGWTERNNTFVYPDGFLPAMDNIITDQSFAVGVKGKVSGWNFDVSNVYGRNAFDNIISNTLNASLGQKTPRTFNAGSYNASQNSGSLDFSRKFDKVLNGLNVAFGGQYRVETYQIIAGEEGSYSKADLSPIYSIGYTTGGIPYFVAAGSTPLNGLSPGSQIHAGFRPSNEVNVKRSISAAYADLELNVTDKWLLSGAVRVENYSDFGSVTTYKAATRYGFAKWLAVRGGFNTGFRAPDLAQFYYTETSTTFQNGVAIDQVTANNVNPATKALGIPSLQPEKSKGYSAGITSQPIQNVEITIDAYQVDIKDRVGNTGRFSATDTNLPADVRALFVQTGTVQAKFFYNSFSTRTRGIEFTGSYRFLLPNGGNVAFLAGANLQKTTLTKVNTPKGLEAYRYIIFDESEEVRVTRSIPKTKITLQGTYNINKFNFLLRSVYFGSVSAVSQLNANFPKPDYYYQTYSPIWITDISAGYRITPVLQATVGVNNLFNVLGDYSIPAPGSNITRTNSPSAAQSGTSTGLQPFIRLSATFK, from the coding sequence ATGAAGATAAAACTACTTTTAATATTGCTGTTAACTACAGTTTATTCAAAATTATCTGCCCAGCAAAAAATTATCACGGGGGTGGTTGTTTCTGCAGAAGACAAATCGCCATTGCCCGGTGTGTCAGTAAAGATTAAGGGATTGGATGGTTCTACCGTTACCGATAAAGACGGTGCATTTAAGATTTCTACCAAGAACGGGCGATTTATCGAGGTTTCTTATATCGGTTATAAAACCGCTACCATCGAAATTGGATCATTTCCGAAATTGAACGTTTCGCTCGAACTGGCTGACAATACCTTGAGTGAACTGCAGATTGTTGGCTCACGGAATGCCAACCGGACAAAACTGAATTCACCTGTTCCTGTTGATGTGATTGATTTAAAAACACTTCAACAAAACTCTCCACAGGCCAGTGTAACGCAATTGCTTCAGTATGTATCGCCATCTTTCCACTCATCTGTTTCCGGTGGTGGCGATGCGGCATCAGCTACCTCTACTGTACAGCTGAAAGGTTTGGGGGTAGATCAGGTGTTGGTTTTGGTAAATGGTAAGAGAAGACATAAAAGTTCGAACATCAGTTGGGGTGGTTTGGGAAATGGTGCTACCGGATACGATCTGAATGCCATTCCGGTAGGTGCAATAGACCATATTGAGATTTTAAGAGATGGTGCGGCGGCACAATATGGATCAGATGCCATTGCAGGTGTAATTAATGTAGTATTAAAAAGCAATCCGGGTGAAATTACCGCAAGTACGATTGAAAGTATCCGCCGGAGGGGTGACGGATTAACCACCAGAACAAATGCCAATGTTGGTCTTAAGTTGGGCGCAAAAGGCTTTCTTAATATTACCGGTGAATATGCTACACAGGCGGTATCGCTTCCATCTGGAAATTATTCTGATGGAATATACATTGGCCCGGCTTACGGTGGGGGAGCGAATACTAGAGGTTTCGATCAGATTTATACCAAAGAAATTGATGATGCTATTATTGCCAGCCGGGGCATTGATCGCCACTTTTTTGATCAGCGCGGCTCAACAAATAAGTCAAAAGATGGTTTGTTATCATTTAATGCAGCCATTCCGTTGAAAGATGGTTTTGAAGTGTACTCATTTGGCGGTATCAGTCACCGCAATTCTCAGTTTACGGCTGTTTACCGCCTACCAGGATGGACAGAACGGAATAATACTTTTGTGTACCCGGATGGATTTTTGCCAGCAATGGACAATATCATTACCGACCAATCTTTTGCCGTAGGCGTAAAAGGAAAGGTAAGCGGATGGAATTTTGATGTTTCGAATGTGTATGGTAGAAATGCTTTTGACAATATTATCAGCAACACACTTAATGCCAGTTTAGGTCAAAAAACACCGCGGACTTTTAATGCAGGCAGTTATAACGCTTCACAGAATAGCGGAAGTTTAGACTTCTCCAGAAAATTCGATAAAGTGCTTAACGGATTAAACGTTGCTTTTGGCGGTCAGTACCGTGTAGAAACCTATCAGATTATTGCCGGAGAAGAGGGTTCTTATTCAAAAGCAGATTTAAGCCCCATTTACTCTATTGGCTATACTACAGGCGGAATCCCGTATTTTGTTGCTGCCGGAAGTACACCTTTAAACGGACTTTCTCCAGGTTCCCAGATCCATGCAGGTTTCAGGCCTTCCAACGAAGTGAATGTAAAACGTTCTATTTCGGCAGCTTATGCAGATCTCGAATTGAATGTAACCGATAAATGGCTCTTATCGGGTGCGGTAAGGGTAGAAAATTATTCTGATTTTGGTAGCGTAACTACTTATAAGGCAGCAACCCGATATGGTTTTGCAAAATGGTTAGCGGTTCGCGGTGGTTTCAATACAGGTTTCAGAGCTCCAGATCTTGCACAGTTTTATTATACCGAAACGTCTACAACCTTTCAAAATGGCGTGGCAATCGATCAGGTTACGGCGAACAATGTAAATCCAGCTACCAAAGCTTTGGGGATTCCATCACTTCAGCCTGAAAAATCGAAAGGCTACTCTGCTGGGATCACTTCTCAACCTATCCAGAATGTTGAAATCACCATTGATGCCTATCAGGTGGATATCAAAGATCGGGTAGGTAATACCGGACGCTTTTCTGCAACAGATACTAACCTCCCGGCTGATGTAAGGGCATTATTTGTGCAAACCGGTACCGTACAGGCCAAGTTCTTTTATAATTCTTTCAGCACAAGAACCAGGGGAATCGAATTTACTGGAAGTTACCGCTTTTTGCTTCCGAATGGAGGTAATGTAGCTTTTCTGGCTGGTGCAAACCTGCAAAAAACAACTTTGACTAAAGTGAATACACCTAAAGGACTAGAAGCTTATCGCTATATCATTTTTGATGAAAGCGAAGAGGTTCGGGTAACGCGGAGCATTCCAAAAACCAAAATAACCCTTCAGGGAACCTACAATATCAACAAGTTTAATTTTTTATTGCGCAGTGTATATTTTGGTTCAGTATCGGCAGTAAGCCAGTTGAATGCAAACTTTCCTAAACCAGATTATTATTATCAGACCTATAGTCCGATCTGGATTACCGATATCTCAGCAGGATACAGGATTACCCCTGTTTTGCAGGCAACGGTTGGTGTAAATAATCTGTTCAATGTGCTTGGCGATTATTCTATTCCTGCACCCGGAAGCAACATTACCAGAACCAATTCACCAAGTGCTGCACAATCAGGTACGAGCACAGGTTTACAACCATTTATCAGGCTTTCGGCCACTTTTAAATAA
- a CDS encoding DUF4397 domain-containing protein: MRIYKFQILFFALITTLFTSCKKTDYLDINAGDRPALSAKVKFINARQSTVAVNFWDFTRKVTATALQRNTASGYLDTQFGKVQFNLTEGTEASYKASYIFGGSANFVQETNSASFAGPNGPIADFAHSLFSVKKRLTSTLNPGNIDSLILVYDDLTLPATGKAKVRFANFSPDVPKVDLTYASGTEIFTGVAYGNFGNQTIIPYTSGKAPAVIEGLTWKTLGPFKEVEAGTNLSLVIKDNTTKAVIPLTNTALNAATFEAGKIYTVYINGTVEGAPGITATIITHN, from the coding sequence ATGAGAATTTATAAATTTCAAATATTATTTTTTGCACTGATCACTACTTTGTTTACTTCCTGCAAAAAAACGGATTACCTCGATATAAATGCAGGTGATCGACCCGCTTTAAGTGCTAAGGTGAAGTTTATCAATGCGCGGCAATCAACCGTAGCGGTTAATTTCTGGGATTTTACCCGAAAAGTTACCGCAACCGCACTTCAACGGAATACGGCTTCTGGTTATCTCGATACCCAGTTCGGAAAGGTACAATTCAACCTCACCGAAGGAACGGAAGCTTCGTACAAGGCCTCCTATATTTTCGGCGGCAGTGCAAATTTTGTGCAGGAAACCAATTCCGCCTCGTTTGCTGGTCCGAATGGACCTATTGCAGATTTTGCCCACAGTTTGTTCTCGGTGAAGAAAAGATTAACCAGTACCTTAAATCCTGGAAATATTGATAGTTTGATCCTCGTTTATGATGATCTTACGCTTCCTGCAACAGGTAAAGCCAAAGTCAGGTTTGCCAATTTTTCACCGGATGTACCAAAAGTTGATCTTACTTATGCCTCAGGTACGGAAATATTTACTGGTGTGGCTTATGGCAATTTTGGTAACCAAACCATCATTCCTTATACCTCTGGAAAAGCGCCTGCTGTTATTGAAGGTTTAACGTGGAAAACCCTCGGACCCTTTAAGGAAGTAGAAGCGGGTACAAACCTAAGTCTAGTTATTAAAGATAATACAACTAAGGCAGTTATTCCTTTAACAAACACTGCTTTAAATGCCGCTACTTTCGAAGCCGGGAAAATTTATACGGTTTATATTAACGGTACAGTAGAGGGAGCGCCTGGTATTACAGCTACAATAATTACGCACAATTAA
- a CDS encoding TldD/PmbA family protein produces the protein MRRRDFLYMTGVGLGASMVPNMPAFGKIISVEESLTPVDLALKKKMADIALNAAKSKGATYADVRIGRYLNQVVATRETRVENISNSESYGLGVRVIANGSWGFAATNNMDDASIAKAAEAAVAIAKGNAKLMEEPVQLAPQKGFGEVSWKTPIEINTFEVPIADKVDLLLKVNSEAMKGGAKYISSNLFMINEQKYFASTDGSYIDQDIHRIWPTFTLTKTDAGSGKFETRNALSAPMGMGFEYLKPKDEEKIKGGPVTMYKKRYDILEDVSEAAVHVDEKLKAKPAAPGKYDLVLDPSHLFLTIHESVGHPTELDRVLGYEANYAGTSFLTLDKWESKKFNFGSKEVNIIADKLETGSLGAVGYDDEGVKCGQWDIIKDGILVNYQTIRDQAHILGLKESQGCCYADSWDSIQFQRMPNVSLAPGNAALSAADMVKNVEKGIYMFGRNSYSIDQQRYNFQFSAQLAYEIKDGKIVGMFKDAAYQANTQEFWNSCVQRCDKSDYRLGGTFSDGKGQPGQASAVSHGSATTRFNGVNVINTGRKLG, from the coding sequence TTGAGAAGAAGAGATTTCCTATACATGACAGGTGTTGGCCTCGGTGCCAGCATGGTGCCCAATATGCCTGCCTTTGGCAAAATTATCTCTGTTGAAGAATCTTTAACCCCTGTTGATCTTGCTCTAAAGAAAAAAATGGCCGATATTGCCCTTAACGCCGCAAAAAGCAAAGGTGCAACTTATGCCGATGTGCGTATAGGCCGGTACCTGAACCAGGTTGTAGCAACCAGGGAAACACGGGTAGAAAACATCTCCAATTCCGAATCTTACGGTTTGGGTGTACGCGTAATTGCCAACGGGAGCTGGGGCTTTGCTGCCACCAATAATATGGATGATGCCAGTATTGCCAAAGCCGCAGAGGCTGCCGTAGCCATTGCTAAAGGAAATGCCAAATTGATGGAAGAACCTGTTCAGCTGGCTCCGCAAAAGGGTTTTGGAGAGGTAAGCTGGAAAACACCGATCGAAATTAATACCTTTGAGGTACCCATTGCCGACAAAGTTGACCTGCTTTTAAAGGTAAATAGTGAGGCCATGAAGGGCGGTGCAAAATACATCAGTTCCAATTTGTTTATGATCAATGAGCAGAAATATTTTGCATCAACCGATGGTTCTTATATCGATCAGGATATCCACAGGATATGGCCAACCTTTACCCTAACTAAAACGGATGCGGGCAGTGGTAAGTTCGAAACCAGAAATGCCTTAAGTGCACCAATGGGGATGGGCTTTGAATACCTGAAACCAAAAGACGAAGAAAAAATTAAAGGTGGTCCGGTTACGATGTACAAAAAGCGCTACGATATTCTGGAAGATGTCAGTGAAGCCGCGGTACATGTTGATGAAAAACTAAAAGCCAAACCTGCTGCCCCTGGTAAATACGACCTGGTTTTAGATCCTTCACACCTGTTTTTAACCATACATGAATCGGTTGGTCATCCTACAGAACTCGACCGTGTTTTGGGTTATGAAGCCAATTATGCAGGAACCAGTTTCTTAACGCTGGATAAATGGGAAAGCAAAAAATTCAATTTCGGGAGTAAAGAAGTAAACATTATTGCAGATAAACTGGAAACAGGTTCTTTAGGTGCCGTAGGTTATGATGATGAAGGCGTAAAATGTGGCCAATGGGATATTATTAAAGATGGGATTTTGGTGAATTATCAGACCATCCGCGATCAGGCACATATCTTAGGCTTAAAAGAATCACAGGGTTGTTGCTATGCAGATAGCTGGGACAGTATTCAGTTCCAAAGGATGCCAAACGTTTCATTAGCCCCTGGAAATGCAGCCCTGAGTGCTGCCGATATGGTTAAAAATGTAGAGAAAGGGATCTATATGTTTGGACGTAACTCTTATTCTATCGATCAACAGCGTTATAATTTCCAGTTCAGCGCACAGTTGGCCTATGAAATTAAGGATGGCAAAATTGTAGGCATGTTTAAAGATGCTGCCTATCAAGCCAATACACAAGAATTCTGGAACTCCTGTGTGCAACGCTGCGATAAAAGCGACTACAGGTTGGGCGGGACATTTTCGGATGGAAAAGGTCAGCCAGGGCAAGCAAGTGCCGTTTCACACGGAAGTGCTACTACCCGTTTTAACGGAGTTAATGTGATTAATACGGGAAGGAAATTGGGTTAA
- a CDS encoding cytochrome-c peroxidase translates to MKRSKLIIPLSLITLVIVMAGFGADDPTVINSKERLGEKLFFDPILSKDKSISCASCHKPEFAFADTSAVSLGVGGTKGTRNSPSVTNLSGRPSLFWDGRATSLEDQALQPIINPVEMNLPIADAIDRLQKDKDYAALFQKIFNSPPTQKNLLLAIASFERTLETANSPYDRYINGDDKAISENAKRGRMLFIGKANCNNCHSGEDFTADRFKGIGLFNELELKDQGRFEVTHNPEHRGHFKIPGLRNVGLTAPYMHNGMFKTLKEVIQYYNNPDAVIKNGKNRDLSLSKPLGLSETEINDIEAFLLSLTDDRFHKQK, encoded by the coding sequence ATGAAAAGAAGCAAACTCATAATTCCCCTAAGTCTTATCACATTAGTGATAGTGATGGCCGGATTTGGTGCAGACGATCCCACTGTAATTAACAGCAAGGAACGTTTAGGTGAAAAACTGTTTTTTGATCCGATCCTTTCTAAAGACAAAAGCATTAGTTGCGCCTCCTGCCATAAACCGGAGTTTGCTTTTGCAGATACTAGCGCAGTAAGTTTAGGCGTAGGGGGAACGAAAGGAACGCGTAATTCGCCATCAGTAACCAATCTTTCTGGCAGGCCAAGCCTCTTTTGGGATGGCAGAGCTACTTCATTGGAAGATCAGGCCTTGCAGCCCATCATCAATCCGGTAGAAATGAACCTGCCCATTGCCGATGCCATTGATCGCTTGCAAAAAGACAAGGATTATGCAGCCTTATTCCAGAAGATTTTTAATTCGCCGCCTACACAAAAGAATTTGCTACTGGCTATTGCTTCTTTCGAAAGAACATTAGAAACCGCAAACAGCCCTTACGATCGGTATATTAATGGTGATGATAAAGCCATATCCGAAAATGCAAAGCGAGGCAGGATGTTGTTTATCGGAAAGGCCAACTGTAACAATTGCCATTCTGGCGAAGATTTTACCGCCGATCGTTTTAAAGGAATTGGCTTATTTAACGAATTAGAGCTAAAAGATCAGGGTAGATTTGAGGTAACGCACAACCCTGAGCATAGAGGTCATTTTAAAATTCCTGGTTTAAGAAATGTTGGCCTAACGGCCCCATACATGCACAACGGGATGTTTAAAACGTTAAAAGAAGTGATCCAATATTACAATAACCCCGATGCGGTAATTAAAAACGGCAAAAACAGAGACCTTTCCCTAAGTAAACCATTGGGATTGAGCGAAACCGAAATAAACGATATTGAAGCCTTTTTACTGTCGCTAACCGATGATAGATTTCACAAACAAAAATGA